The Anaeromyxobacter sp. Fw109-5 genomic interval CGCTCCGCGTCGGAGCCGTATGCGGTCGGGGCCCCTCGACTTGGCTCCGCCGCTGACGCGTCGGAGCTACGCTCGGGATGCCCGGCCGCGGGCGATCCGGTCGAGGCCGGCAGCGGCCGCCAGCCGGCTGGCTCGGAGCCCTCGGCGCACCCCGGGGTACCGGAGCTCGCGAGGCCCGTGCGCGCCGCGGCGCCACCCGCGCCCGTCTGTCCACCGGGGGCGGGGACCGCGGAGGGCGGGGGCGGGGACGGCGGCGCGGACCGCGGCGGAAGCGGCGCCCCGCGGGCGAGCGCCTCGAGCCGCGCGACGAGCTCCGAGACCTGCGCGCCCGGCGCGAGGAACACCCCCTCGAGCAGCGCCACCTCGAGCGCGTAGCGCGGCTGCTCCGAGAGCTTCACCTGCACGACCGCGCGCTGGGCGAGGTCGAACAGCCGCGTGAGCTGCGCCGGGTCGGCCGCGGCCGCCTGCGCGCGGACCTCGGCGAGCTCGCCGTCCGGGAGATCGAGGGGCGTGGCGGGGACGAGCCTCGCGACCACCACGTTCCGCAGGTGGCGCACGATCTCCTCGGCGACGCGCTTCATCTCCAGCCCGCGGGCGTGGAGGGCCTCGAGCTCCGCGAGGAGCGCCCCGCCCTCGCGGTGCACGAGCGCCCCGCAGATCCGGGAGATCGCGGCGGCGTCCACGGCGCCGAGCGCCTCCGCCACCGCCGCCTCGTCCGGCGCGTCGCCGGCGGCCGCCCGGACCTGGTCGAGGAGCGAGAGCGCGTCGCGCATCCCGCCCTCCGCCTGCCGCGCCACCAGGGCGAGCGCGCCGGGCGCGAGCCGCATCCCCTCCGCCTCGGCGACCTTGGCGAGCTGATCCGCGATCTGCTGGAGCGTGAGCCGGCGGAAGTCGAAGCGCTGGCAGCGCGAGAGGATGGTCTCGGGGACCTTGTGGACGTCGGTCGTGGCGAGCACGAACTTCACGTGCTCGGGCGGCTCCTCGAGCGTCTTCAGGAGCGCGTTGAACGCGCCCGTGGAGAGCATGTGGACCTCGTCCACCACGAAGACCTTGTAGCGGTCGCGGGCGGGCCGGTACTTCACGGCCTCGACGATGTCGCGCACGTTGTCGACGCCGTTGTTCGAGGCGGCGTCGATCTCCACCACGTCGACCGCGCGCCCCTCGGCGATCTCGACGCACGGCGTGCAGGCGCCGCAGGGTTCGGCGGTCGGCCCCTTCTCGCAGTTGAGGGCCTTCGCGACCAGCCGGGCGGTCGTCGTCTTGCCGACGCCGCGCGGCCCGGTGAACAGGAAGGCGTGGGCGAGCTGACCCGTCTTCAGCGCGTTCGAGAGGGTCCGGACCACGTGCTGCTGGCCGGACATCTCCCCGAACTGCTGCGGGCGGTACTTGCGGGCGAGGACGAGGTAGTTCATTCGACCGCCACGAAACAAACGAGCCGGCCCACAATCCCCGGGCGCACGGAGGACCACCTACCGTTGCTCCCTTCCGGGCCTGGCGGGGTTTGGCAACCCCCACGTCGCCCGAGGATTCTGGGCCGGCTCAGCCGGCCTTCGGCCGCCGGATGCGGCCCCTTCATGTAACGAGAAGGGGGCTGCAGCGCTGGCGGAGAGGGTGGGATTTGAACCCACGGTACCGTTCCCGGTACACACGATTTCCAGTCGTGCACCTTCAGCCGCTCGGTCACCTCTCCCGGACTACTGGGGGAGCGATCGGCTCCCCCTATGGCTTGCCGGGGAGCCTGCCCCGGAGAAAAGAGAACGGAGAGCGAGGGATTCGAACCCCCGGTACCGTTGCCGGTACACCTGATTTCGAGTCAGGCGCCTTCGACCAGCTCGGCCAGCTCTCCGCCGGCGGATGTAACCGATCTCCGGGCGCGTGCCAAGCGGCAACCTACGCGGTCTGCCCGTTTCCGTTCGAGCGCCGGGCGCGGAAGAAGGCGCGCAGGAGATCGCCCGCCTCCTCCGCCAGGAGCCCCTTGTCCACGGGGAAGCGGTGGTTCAGCCGGGGATCGGTCGAGAGGTCCACGAGCGAGCCGACCGCGCCGGCCTTGGGATCGCTGGCGGCGTAGACGAGGCGGTCGATCCGGGCGAGGACCATCGCCCCGGCGCACATGGCGCAGGGCTCGAGCGTCACGTAGACCGTCACCCCGGTCAGCCGCCAGCGCCCGAGGGCGCGGGCCGCGTCCTGGATGGCGAGGAGCTCGGCGTGGGCAGTTGGATCGTGCGCCGCCTCCCGGGCGTTGGCGCCCCGGCCGACGACGCGCCCCTCGAACACCGCCACCGCGCCGACCGGCACCTCGCCGCGCTCCGCCGCGCCGCGGGCGAGGGCGAGCGCCTCCTGCATGGCTTCCTCGTGGGTCACGGCGGTGGAGCCTAACGCGCGGCCGGGGCGGGCGCGGCTCGTTCAGGGGCCGGTGACGAGCCGGGACGTAGCCGGGTCGGCGAACACGAAGAAGATCGAGGGATCCGTGGTCCACCACAGGATCCCGGGCGCCCTCGCCTCGTCGTACACGACGCTCTTCTCGGAGGGAGGGGTCGCCGTGGGGAGCGTCAGGCGCAGCACGACCTCGCCCCCGGAAGGCCCGTCCTTGGTGGCGAGCAGGTGGAGGGCGCCGTCCTCGGCCAGCGCGAGCTGGAGGGGGGTGTACCCGGCGACGGGCGGGTACTCGCCGAGCCCGATGGCCGGATAGAGCCCCGACACCTCCCACAGCGACAGCGCCCCCGCGGCATCCCGCACCACGAGCCGGAAGCCCATGACGCTCGTCCGCACCGCCACGACCGTCTCGCCGGACGCGAGCGCGAACCCGGTCAGCGGGGCCTCGTTGCCGGAGGGGTCTAGGGCGAGCCAGGCGGTCCCCGTCGCGTCGGTCCTCGTCACGAGCATGCTGCCGTCGGCCTGCCAGGCGTGAAGCTCGTAGCCGCTGAGCCGCAGCGCGCCGGTGACGTCGAAGTACGTCGAGCCGCCGCACGCGTAGAGGACGTCCCCCGTGCCGCGCTGGACGACCCAGCTCGTCAGGGCGACCGCGCCGTCACACGCCGGGGTCGGGACCTCGGGATCGTTCGCGGCGGTGGCCTCCGGGTAGCGCCACCACGAGAGGCTCGCGTCCCAGGCGAAGCTGTCCTGCCGCGAGACGCGGATGCGCTGGCGGTCCCCGGACTCGGACTCGTGCTGGGTGTAGAGCAGCTCGCCGGAGCCGGTGATGAAGGCGCGCAGACCGTAAGCGCTCGCGCCGAAGCCCACGTAGGGGAAGCTCGGCGGATCGAGCGGCTTCCTCGGCTCGAGCCGGGCGATCGCGCTCCGGCCCGGCCTGCCCGCCTCGAGCGTGCCCCACAGGACGACGCTCCCCGGAACCAGCGGCGGGAGCGCGGGATCGACGCAGGCGTGGTCCTCGCCGGCACAGTTCCGCGCCTGGAGGCAACAGGTCTGGGTGCGGTGACAGCCGCCGGCGTCGTCGCAGTGGCCCGGCGAGGGGACGCAGACGTTCGCGGCTCCGCACTCCTGCCACGCGGCGCAGTCCGCGGAGCTCGCGCACGACGGGAGGCACCGGTTCACCCGCGCATCGCAGCCGCTCCCGGTGGGGCAATCCGCGCTGGTACCGCACCGGCCGGCGAGCGGGACGCACGCGTGATCGGCACAGGTCGCCCACGACGGACAGTCGAGGCTCGCGGTGCACGCGCCGGTGGCGAGGACGCATCGCCCTGCGTCACAGGCCGACCAGGCGTCGCAGTCGGCGTCGGCGGCGCAGGACGCGCCGATGTCGCCCGTGTCCAGGTTGGAGACGCAGATGCTGGCCGAGCAGTGCTGCCCCGCGAGGCAGTCGCCGTCGCGCTCGCAGCGGCCCTCGGGCGCGAGCTGGCAGGCTGCGACGAGGAGCGGGGCGAGCGCGGCGAGGAGACGGCGGTACATGGATGGCTCCTAGAACCGCCCCGACACGCCGACGCTGGCGCCGCCGTGCTCCGGGAAGAGCGTCGGGGCGAAGGTCCACATCGCGCCGCCCAGCGCGGCCGCGACGCCGCCCGCGACGAGCAGCACGTTCGTGGCCGAGCCGAGCCGGTCCACCCGGTCGTAGGCCGCCTGGTCGGCGCGGGTGAGGGTCGCGTTCCGGTACTTCTCGTCGAGCGCGTCCGCCTCCTGCTTGCCGTAGTAAGCGGTGACGGCGCTCGCCGCGAGCAGCACGGCGCCGGTGCCGACGAGCCCCATGCCCGCGGGGCGCATCCAGAGGCCCGGGGGCGGCCCGGACTCGGGCTTGAGCGCGAACGGGGCGGGGGCGGCCGCGGACGCGGGCCTGGGCTTCACGCCGTCGCGCGACGGCGCCGCGGCGACGGCCGGGGCGCCCGAGAGCACGAGCGCCTCGAGGTCGAGGAGCGCCTTCGCGACGGGCTCGGCGTTGGTGACGAACGCGTCCACTCCGACGCGGACCGGGCCGAAGCTCTTGCCCCTGGCGTCCACCGCCTGGAGCGAGAAGACGAGGACGCCCGCGGACTCGCGGGCGCTGCCGCACACGACCACCCCTCTGCCGGCGAGCCGCGCGAGGCATGCGGGCGCCGGCTGGACGCCGCACGAGCGGGTCAGCGTGAAGCGGGGCGCCGGGACGAAGGCGCGCGAACGTCCGGGCAGGCGCAGGAACGCGGACTCCACGAGCGCGCGCGCGTCGGCGGAGCCGTCCACGGGGTAGAGCTGGACGGGGACGCTCTGCGCCGCCGCGGGTGCGCCGCAGACGAGCGCCACTGCCGCTACGGCCGCGCGAACGCGCACCCGGTCTCGCTCCCGCATCTTGCCCCTCCCGTCCGCACGCGTACGGACGCGGGCGAATGTACCAAACGGGCAGGCAGGCAGGCGACTTCACGCCCGCTGCGGCGCGGGGCGGCGCAGCGCGGATCTGGCGCGGTGTGGGCCGGGGTGAGCCGCGCAGGGCGGAGCGGCCGCAGGCGCGGGCCTCGGCGGCGCCCGCGGAGGCGGGGATCAATCGACGACCGGCAGCGCTCCCGGCTTCAGCTCGGGGTGGTCGGCGCAGTCCAGGCCGCAGGCGCGGCAGGTCTCGACGGCGCACTTCGGCGTGAGCTTCGAGCCGACCCCGCGGCGGAGCTCGCGGGCGAGGAACCTCTTCGTGAGCCCCTGGTCGATGAAGTCCCAGGGCAGCCGCTCCTCGACGCCCGCCTCGCGGGTCACGAAGAAGTCGGGGTCGTGGGGCCACAGGCGGAGCGCCTTGCGCAGATCGCCCCCCGTCTCCCGGTGGGCGAGCTCGAGCAGGTCGGCGCAGCGCCGATCGCCGCGCGACAGGAGCGTCTGGAGGTACGCCTCCCGCGGGCTGAAGAACTCGACGTCGATCCCCTTGGGCCGGAGCGTCTTCTCGAGCAGCCGCCGCTTCTCCTCCAGGCAGCCGCGCTCGTGCATGGGCAGCCACTGGAAGGGCGTCCACGGCTTCGGCACGAACGGGTTCACCGAGAGCGAGATGCGGCCCATGCGGCCGCGCTTCTTGGCCCAGGGGAGCATCACCTCCTCGCGGATCCGGACGGCGACGCGCGCCATCCCGAGGAGGTCCTCGTCCGTCTCGGTCGGCAGGCCGCACATGAAGTACATCTTCACGTGCTGCATGCCCTGCGAGAGGGCGTGCTCGGCGGCCTGCACGATCTGATCGTCGGTGAAGTCCTTGTTGATGACCCGCCGCATCCGCTCGGTGCCCGCCTCCGGCGCGATGGTGATCGATCGCTCGCCCCCGGCAGCCATCCGGCCGGAGAGCTCGGGGGTGATCGCGTCCACGCGCAGCGACGACGGGCTGAAGGTGCCGCCGAGCTCGCCGATGAAGCAGGTGAGCGGATCGAGGCCGGTGTAGTCCGAGGTGTCCGGGCCGACGAGGCCGAGCCGGAGCCCGCGCTCCACGCCCTTCCTCGCCTCGGCGCGCAGCGTCTCGAGGTCCACCTCGCGATACGGGCGCTGGACGAACCCGGCCGCGCAGAAGCGGCAGCCCCACAGGCAGCCGCGGGCGACCTCCGTGAGGAAGAGGTCGCCGAACTGCGCCTCGGGCGAGTCCACCACCCGCGAGGTGGGCCGACCGCGCAGGTCCGCCAGGTAGGCGCGGGCGACGAGCTCGGGCGCCCCGTCGCGCGGCGCGAAGCGGGTCACCCAGGCGCCCGCCGGGGCGCGCGTGTCCGAGTACGCGACGTCGTAGAGCGCCGGCACGTACGCGCCGCGGAGCGCGGCGAGGCGCCGGAGCAGCTCCGGGCGCGGCAGGCCGGCGGCGGCGGCCTCGCGCGCGAAGGCCAGGAACGGCGGCACGAGCTCCTCGCCCTCGCCCACCAGGAACGCGTCGAAGAACGGCGCGACCGGCTCGGGGTTGATCTGGACGGCGATCCCGCCGGCGACGACGAGCGGGTACCCCCCTCCCCGGTCCGCGCTCCGCAGCGGGAGGCCCGCCCGCTCGAGGAGCTCGAGGACGTGTCCGTAGTCCTCCTCGAACGAGAGGGAGAAGGCGACGACGTCGAAGTCGCGGAGCGGTCTCCCCGACTCGAGGGTGCGGGGCTCGTCGCCGGGCTCGTCCGGCAGGAAGGCGCGCTCGCACAGGGTGCGGGCGTCGTCGTTCAGCAGCCGGTAGACCGCATGCAGCCCGAGGTTCGCCATCCCGAGCCGGTAGGCGTTCGGGTACACGAGGGCCACCCCGAGCTTGCCGCCCGGCTCCTTGCGGATCGCTCCGCGCTCCCTGGGCGAGCTGAGGGGGTCCAAGGCCGCTGTTCGTAAGGAGAGCACGGGCGGGGCGCATCCTCAAAGCCTGGGCCGCCCGCGTCCGTCCGGGCGAGCGCCCCGTCCCGCGCGCGCAGCCCTCGCGCCCCCGAGCACCCCCGGGCCGCGGCCTTCACGCCTCGTGTCGGCGGCGGCAGCGCACGCTTGCCGGGCCGGGCGCCGCGGGGTACTGATCCGCGGTCTTCGCCGTCCTTCGCCGGAGCCTCGATGCGCGCTCTCTCGGTTCACCTCTTCGCCGCGGTCGCGGCCTGCGCCGCCCTCGGCGCGTGCGCCGGGCGCTCCTCCGGGAGCAGCCCCGCCGCGGCGACCTCGGCGCCCGCCGCGAAGGTCAGCGCCGACGATCCGCAGGCGGTCCTGCCCGGCGTGACGCTCGACGGGCTCTCACCGGAGCAGCAGCGGGCCGTGGCCGAGCTCGCGCTCGACGAGTTCTGCTACTGCGGCTGCCCGCACACCCTCTCCAGCTGTCTGCGCGAGCACACCTCCTGCACCCACGCCCCCAGGATGGCGGCCCACGCGGTCCGGCTCGCGCGCGCCGGCGCCGGGGACCTCCGCAGGCAGCTGTCCGCCTACTACGCCGCGTTCGATCGGCGGGCCAAGCTCGCCACCTCCGGGTTCGAGCCGGCGCTCGGCGACGAGGCCGCGCCGGTGGCGATCGTCGAGTACTCGGACTTCACCTGCCCGTACTGCCGCGCGTTCCGGCCGCAGCTCGAGGCGTTCGTCGAGGAGCACGCCGGGCGCGTGAAGCTCTACTTCAAGCCGTTCCCCATCGAGAGCCACGAGCACGCCCTCGAGGCGGCCCAGGCGGTCGAGTGGGCGCGGGAGAAGGGCTTCTTCTGGCAGATGCACGACCGGCTCTTCGAGTCGGAGGGCGCGCTCGCGGTGGACGACCTCGCCGATCACGCCTCCTCGCTGGGCGGGGACGCCGAGGACCTCCGCGCCGCGCTCGCCGACGGGCGCTACCGGGCGCGCATCCAGGCCTCCCAGGTGGAGGCGCGCGACGCGGGCCTCCGCGGCACCCCCACCCTGTTCATGAACGGCCGGCTCCTCACGGATCTCTCCGAGGAGGGGCTCGAGCAGGCGCTCCGTGACGAGGAGGAGTGGCAGCAGCACCGTGGCTGGGCGCGCGACTAGCGAGGTCCCGATGACTCTCTTCTTCGACCTCGACGCCCACGGCAGGCTCGTCGCGCGCTCCGACGAGACCCGCCGCGCGCTGGCGGACCGCGCCGGCCGGTTCCTGCTCCTCCCCGCCGCGCCGGATCTCCTGGTCGCGCGCCGGACCCCGGCCGCGGGCGGGACCGCCGCGCAGCCGCGGTGCATCCTCGCCGGCGACCTGTCCGGCTTCCCCATCGGCGACTTCGTGGCGTTCATCCACCAGTCGCGCATCTCCGGCGTCCTCACCGTCGCGTCCGGCGGCGCGGAGCGCTCCGTCGCGTTCAAGGACGGCGAGGTGCGCGGCGCGCAGTCCACCGCGCCCGGCGAGCGGATCGGCGAGGTGGCCGTCCGGCTCGGCTACGCCACCGAGGCGCAGATCGCCAAGGCGGCCGCCGGCGGGCGCCCGCTCGGGAAGGCCCTCGTCGAGCTCGGGTTCGTCTCGGCGAGCGACCTCTGGAAGTGCTTCCACGAGCAGGTCACCGAGGTGTTCCACGCCATCCTGCTCTCCCCGTCCGGCACGTTCTTCCTCGTCGACGAGGACGACCCCGAGCGTCCCGGCGCCGCGCTCTCGGTGAACACGCAGTCGCTCCTCATGGACGGGATCCGGCGCATCGACGAGATGAGCCTGTTCCGCGCGCGGATCCCCGGACCGCAGGCGTACCTGCGACGCCGCGAGCCGCGCCGGCCCATCACGCTGAAGCCGCTCGAGCAGACGCTCCTCGGGCTCGTGGACGGCCGGCGCACGGTGGGTGAGATCGCCACCGCCGCCCACGCGAGCGAGTTCGACGCCACCAAGATCCTCTACCACCTGGCGGAGGCGGGCTATCTGGAGGCGGT includes:
- a CDS encoding DUF4388 domain-containing protein, with product MTLFFDLDAHGRLVARSDETRRALADRAGRFLLLPAAPDLLVARRTPAAGGTAAQPRCILAGDLSGFPIGDFVAFIHQSRISGVLTVASGGAERSVAFKDGEVRGAQSTAPGERIGEVAVRLGYATEAQIAKAAAGGRPLGKALVELGFVSASDLWKCFHEQVTEVFHAILLSPSGTFFLVDEDDPERPGAALSVNTQSLLMDGIRRIDEMSLFRARIPGPQAYLRRREPRRPITLKPLEQTLLGLVDGRRTVGEIATAAHASEFDATKILYHLAEAGYLEAVAEPAASVDPAARLDAIARGMNELLRAIVQAVPAASRPAFLESVRGYLADAAGPFAALWARLAPAPDGALDATALLGNVGSLPPGVVAGLAPGGERTTLLLHALRELLFFYLYLAGERIDRATDDALGETVKRKLWQLEELA
- a CDS encoding thioredoxin domain-containing protein — encoded protein: MRALSVHLFAAVAACAALGACAGRSSGSSPAAATSAPAAKVSADDPQAVLPGVTLDGLSPEQQRAVAELALDEFCYCGCPHTLSSCLREHTSCTHAPRMAAHAVRLARAGAGDLRRQLSAYYAAFDRRAKLATSGFEPALGDEAAPVAIVEYSDFTCPYCRAFRPQLEAFVEEHAGRVKLYFKPFPIESHEHALEAAQAVEWAREKGFFWQMHDRLFESEGALAVDDLADHASSLGGDAEDLRAALADGRYRARIQASQVEARDAGLRGTPTLFMNGRLLTDLSEEGLEQALRDEEEWQQHRGWARD
- a CDS encoding radical SAM protein; this encodes MDPLSSPRERGAIRKEPGGKLGVALVYPNAYRLGMANLGLHAVYRLLNDDARTLCERAFLPDEPGDEPRTLESGRPLRDFDVVAFSLSFEEDYGHVLELLERAGLPLRSADRGGGYPLVVAGGIAVQINPEPVAPFFDAFLVGEGEELVPPFLAFAREAAAAGLPRPELLRRLAALRGAYVPALYDVAYSDTRAPAGAWVTRFAPRDGAPELVARAYLADLRGRPTSRVVDSPEAQFGDLFLTEVARGCLWGCRFCAAGFVQRPYREVDLETLRAEARKGVERGLRLGLVGPDTSDYTGLDPLTCFIGELGGTFSPSSLRVDAITPELSGRMAAGGERSITIAPEAGTERMRRVINKDFTDDQIVQAAEHALSQGMQHVKMYFMCGLPTETDEDLLGMARVAVRIREEVMLPWAKKRGRMGRISLSVNPFVPKPWTPFQWLPMHERGCLEEKRRLLEKTLRPKGIDVEFFSPREAYLQTLLSRGDRRCADLLELAHRETGGDLRKALRLWPHDPDFFVTREAGVEERLPWDFIDQGLTKRFLARELRRGVGSKLTPKCAVETCRACGLDCADHPELKPGALPVVD
- the dnaX gene encoding DNA polymerase III subunit gamma/tau is translated as MNYLVLARKYRPQQFGEMSGQQHVVRTLSNALKTGQLAHAFLFTGPRGVGKTTTARLVAKALNCEKGPTAEPCGACTPCVEIAEGRAVDVVEIDAASNNGVDNVRDIVEAVKYRPARDRYKVFVVDEVHMLSTGAFNALLKTLEEPPEHVKFVLATTDVHKVPETILSRCQRFDFRRLTLQQIADQLAKVAEAEGMRLAPGALALVARQAEGGMRDALSLLDQVRAAAGDAPDEAAVAEALGAVDAAAISRICGALVHREGGALLAELEALHARGLEMKRVAEEIVRHLRNVVVARLVPATPLDLPDGELAEVRAQAAAADPAQLTRLFDLAQRAVVQVKLSEQPRYALEVALLEGVFLAPGAQVSELVARLEALARGAPLPPRSAPPSPPPPSAVPAPGGQTGAGGAAARTGLASSGTPGCAEGSEPAGWRPLPASTGSPAAGHPERSSDASAAEPSRGAPTAYGSDAERWRAAVDEVEKVSPAGAPMLKQAVLRGIRDGEIDLVMPTDFLARSVERRRSELEPVLTQFLGRPVRLAISVGAPPAAEAQSPDATTPTPVPASIAATEAAERQARSARVREAARNHPNIREAVRILDGGVDKIEEL
- the tadA gene encoding tRNA adenosine(34) deaminase TadA, whose amino-acid sequence is MTHEEAMQEALALARGAAERGEVPVGAVAVFEGRVVGRGANAREAAHDPTAHAELLAIQDAARALGRWRLTGVTVYVTLEPCAMCAGAMVLARIDRLVYAASDPKAGAVGSLVDLSTDPRLNHRFPVDKGLLAEEAGDLLRAFFRARRSNGNGQTA